One Prosthecochloris marina DNA window includes the following coding sequences:
- a CDS encoding cation:proton antiporter, with protein MENVVFLEIALVVIVSTILGWLSLLTRQPIIISYIVAGVLLGPWGLKLVTKIEFINEASNIGITLLLFLAGLSLHPRRLLELFSKTFPLTLLTSGIFALVTGSILYAFGASILESVITGVAMMFSSTILVVKLMPTITLHQKHMGAVAIAVLIMQDIFAVLAIAFINGGSSSSIVGWITSILIGVLLTVVAIVAERYIIRKIIMQVQRYNELLNMVALAWCFSLALLSEYIGMSHEIGAFIAGVALASGPLSNYLAENLKFFRDFFLVLFFFTLGAKMDFALMQTIVWPTLLLSAILLVLKPLVYRTAFRLTKETPKFSREMGFRLGQNSEFSLIIAVLAAEKGLISAADSQLIQLVAIVTMTASSYLLVFLFPTPLGTSKPLKID; from the coding sequence ATGGAAAATGTCGTATTTCTGGAAATAGCACTGGTAGTGATCGTATCGACGATACTCGGTTGGCTCTCTCTGCTCACACGCCAGCCGATCATTATCTCATATATCGTTGCCGGAGTTCTGCTCGGTCCCTGGGGGCTCAAACTTGTCACCAAAATCGAGTTTATCAATGAGGCTTCCAACATCGGCATAACTCTTCTGCTTTTCCTCGCCGGCCTTTCACTTCACCCGAGGAGACTGCTCGAGCTTTTCAGCAAAACGTTTCCCCTGACGCTATTGACCAGCGGTATTTTTGCGTTGGTGACAGGCAGCATCCTTTACGCGTTCGGAGCCTCGATCCTGGAATCGGTGATTACAGGGGTCGCGATGATGTTTTCCAGTACCATCCTGGTCGTCAAGCTTATGCCAACCATCACCCTTCACCAGAAACATATGGGGGCGGTAGCGATAGCGGTACTGATCATGCAGGATATTTTCGCCGTTCTCGCAATAGCGTTCATCAATGGAGGAAGCAGTTCTTCCATAGTGGGATGGATTACCAGTATTCTGATCGGTGTTCTTCTCACCGTTGTAGCGATTGTCGCAGAACGCTACATCATCAGAAAAATCATAATGCAGGTCCAGCGCTATAATGAACTGCTCAATATGGTCGCTCTCGCCTGGTGTTTCAGCCTTGCCTTGCTCTCCGAATACATAGGTATGAGCCATGAAATCGGCGCATTCATTGCCGGTGTCGCTCTGGCAAGCGGGCCGCTTTCAAATTATCTTGCTGAAAACCTGAAATTTTTCAGGGACTTTTTTCTGGTGCTCTTCTTTTTCACACTCGGCGCGAAAATGGATTTTGCACTCATGCAGACCATCGTTTGGCCGACATTACTGCTCTCCGCTATCCTGCTGGTGCTCAAACCCCTGGTTTACAGAACCGCATTCAGGCTCACGAAAGAAACGCCCAAGTTTAGCCGGGAAATGGGATTCAGGCTCGGCCAAAACAGCGAGTTCTCCCTGATCATAGCCGTTCTTGCCGCCGAAAAAGGGTTGATAAGTGCGGCTGACTCACAGCTCATACAACTTGTTGCGATTGTGACCATGACGGCATCGTCCTACCTCCTGGTATTCCTTTTTCCAACCCCTCTGGGTACGAGTAAACCACTGAAAATTGACTAA
- a CDS encoding DUF6798 domain-containing protein: MKSFKVSQLQELRWILPGLFFAVYHQKEPLYTKNQNTKFLHGAGDAGYGFLENDWMAGTLDPLPLFTALIKFLYLSNAIEITYIFFGVLLLIYFYSLGKIAQNLFPELRKTAPMIIYLGLFFFIHKANPSGLADQYLLGKYFQPCVFGVFLLLSIERFLNNHAKTASILLALSAAFHPTYLPTALIVQTNYTILTLIKEKQGVQKAIAPLALFALFSAPLVIRYIILFSPTTEVLYAQAMDILANQRIPHHTDIRLWLESESFQQLGVMLLSILLIRKSRLFPILSSLYLIIVLSGFYLYFFPNATLAFSTPWRSSVFLAPLSIAILAGWLGQTCSPFFEHHKKALPIVTVIIGTLVTLLTIRQIQKQVNAFERYDNGKEMNVIDYAARHASSEDLYLVPPENSAFDKFRLETGIPILINTKTHPYKDTEIIEWDTRCRKAQAFYSSTLPEKRIQTLADLIETYPITHCIINSTAALPAGFPGRQVYRDPHYTILKISREKTGESG; this comes from the coding sequence ATGAAAAGCTTCAAGGTTTCGCAGTTGCAAGAGCTACGATGGATCTTACCAGGATTGTTTTTTGCTGTTTACCATCAGAAAGAGCCTCTCTATACAAAAAACCAGAACACGAAGTTCCTTCATGGTGCAGGCGATGCCGGATACGGTTTTCTTGAAAACGATTGGATGGCCGGTACACTCGACCCTCTTCCCCTTTTCACGGCACTCATAAAATTCCTCTACCTCTCCAACGCTATAGAAATCACCTACATTTTCTTTGGCGTTCTCCTGTTGATCTACTTTTACTCACTTGGCAAAATCGCACAAAACCTTTTCCCGGAATTGAGAAAAACAGCGCCAATGATCATTTATCTCGGCTTGTTTTTCTTCATTCACAAGGCAAATCCTTCAGGACTTGCCGACCAGTACTTGCTCGGAAAGTATTTTCAGCCCTGCGTATTCGGGGTGTTTCTTCTACTTTCCATCGAAAGATTTCTCAACAATCATGCAAAAACAGCATCGATTCTACTCGCGCTTTCTGCAGCATTTCATCCGACGTATCTTCCTACAGCCCTTATCGTACAAACCAACTACACAATCCTTACGTTGATAAAAGAGAAACAAGGAGTGCAAAAAGCAATCGCTCCCCTTGCCCTTTTCGCACTGTTTTCAGCACCTCTCGTCATCCGATACATCATTCTCTTTTCCCCAACAACAGAAGTGTTGTACGCGCAGGCAATGGACATCCTCGCAAACCAGAGGATACCGCACCATACGGATATACGTCTCTGGTTGGAATCGGAATCCTTCCAACAACTGGGCGTCATGCTTCTTTCGATACTTCTTATCAGAAAAAGCAGACTTTTTCCAATTTTGAGCAGCCTCTATCTTATTATAGTTCTTTCAGGGTTCTATCTGTATTTTTTCCCGAATGCAACACTTGCATTTTCCACCCCTTGGCGAAGTTCTGTTTTCCTTGCCCCTCTTTCAATCGCCATTCTTGCCGGATGGCTTGGGCAAACATGCAGCCCCTTTTTCGAACATCATAAAAAAGCGCTACCTATCGTTACCGTGATCATCGGTACGCTTGTGACATTACTTACAATCCGGCAAATACAAAAGCAAGTCAACGCATTTGAAAGGTACGATAATGGCAAAGAGATGAATGTCATCGATTATGCCGCCCGCCACGCATCTTCGGAAGATCTCTATCTCGTTCCGCCAGAAAACAGTGCTTTCGACAAATTCCGGCTCGAAACCGGTATTCCGATTCTCATCAACACGAAAACCCATCCTTATAAGGATACAGAAATTATTGAATGGGATACACGCTGTAGAAAAGCCCAGGCGTTTTATAGCTCTACTTTGCCCGAAAAACGAATTCAGACTTTAGCCGACCTCATTGAGACGTATCCGATCACCCATTGCATTATCAACTCAACAGCAGCTCTGCCAGCTGGTTTTCCTGGCAGGCAAGTCTATCGGGACCCACATTATACTATTCTGAAAATATCAAGAGAGAAAACCGGGGAATCTGGATAA
- a CDS encoding radical SAM/SPASM domain-containing protein, with amino-acid sequence MNRYRKLRTSKYLRYIARHDGFALYHSLYGGLCIVDSDIRYLFEVFQTPRSAHEVVTVGCAFDELRIQSFMQLFEERGFLVEDCSNESGQLEDYLETMEKRLHKGGQVGVVQLVLTNLCNFRCEYCFVNSIYSSKERLDAQASKNNRVMHVEEARTYLENVIDIARKNGKTGLSVQFFGGEPLLNWKVMKFVLEHFGAGEEHGLEITYSVVTNGSLITDEIAAYCKKHKVSVIVSFDAPSGEQRVCKNGKNGGELVEQGLSLLNKYYNHVAFNAVLSSETFAVFGYELVDFALEHYVFEIGVLLDLSPGFYEKYSAKDIVDTLWDVYCYGKQKGVQLTGYWHMIFQQLVHKNLYRTRGFKTCSATGCQLSIEPSGDVFACKGSSGYFGNILRIDELLASENYRKYASRAFSNSPECAGCAIEGFCSGFCLGPLEKKYGSISVMEKNACAVYMELTRRLIADMDSEDVAVFTMQRPEKVEHHARERLS; translated from the coding sequence ATGAACAGGTATCGAAAGCTACGGACATCGAAATACTTGCGGTACATCGCAAGACATGACGGTTTTGCGCTGTATCATTCGCTGTATGGAGGGCTTTGTATTGTCGATAGTGATATTCGCTACCTGTTTGAGGTTTTCCAGACTCCGAGATCGGCTCATGAAGTGGTTACGGTAGGATGTGCTTTTGATGAACTCCGTATACAGTCATTCATGCAGCTTTTTGAAGAGAGAGGTTTTCTTGTAGAGGACTGTTCCAATGAGTCTGGACAGCTAGAGGATTATCTTGAAACAATGGAAAAAAGGCTGCACAAAGGGGGACAAGTCGGGGTTGTACAGCTGGTTCTGACAAATCTGTGCAATTTTCGCTGTGAGTACTGTTTTGTCAATAGCATTTATTCTTCCAAGGAGCGGTTGGATGCTCAAGCTTCGAAAAACAACAGGGTGATGCATGTTGAGGAGGCCCGGACTTACCTTGAAAACGTTATTGATATTGCAAGGAAAAACGGTAAGACGGGTTTGTCCGTACAGTTTTTCGGGGGTGAACCTCTCTTGAACTGGAAGGTGATGAAATTTGTCCTCGAGCACTTTGGGGCTGGTGAAGAACATGGGCTGGAGATAACGTACAGCGTCGTGACCAATGGTTCTTTAATAACGGATGAAATTGCGGCGTATTGCAAAAAGCACAAAGTTTCGGTTATAGTCAGTTTTGATGCTCCTTCAGGTGAGCAGCGTGTGTGTAAAAACGGAAAAAACGGAGGTGAGCTGGTCGAACAAGGCTTGTCGTTGCTCAACAAATACTATAATCACGTTGCATTCAATGCAGTTCTGTCAAGTGAGACCTTTGCTGTTTTCGGATATGAGCTTGTTGATTTCGCTCTTGAACACTATGTATTTGAAATTGGTGTTCTGCTTGATCTGAGCCCTGGATTTTATGAAAAATATTCGGCGAAGGACATTGTCGATACACTTTGGGATGTTTACTGTTACGGTAAACAGAAGGGGGTGCAGCTTACAGGATACTGGCATATGATCTTCCAACAGCTCGTTCACAAGAACCTGTATAGAACGCGCGGGTTCAAAACCTGTTCCGCTACGGGTTGCCAGTTGAGTATAGAGCCTTCAGGAGATGTTTTTGCCTGTAAAGGATCTTCCGGCTACTTTGGAAATATTCTGCGTATCGATGAGCTGCTTGCTTCTGAAAATTACAGAAAGTACGCATCGAGAGCATTCAGTAATTCTCCTGAGTGTGCCGGGTGTGCAATAGAGGGTTTTTGTTCCGGCTTTTGCCTGGGGCCTCTTGAAAAGAAATATGGCAGTATATCTGTTATGGAAAAAAATGCTTGTGCGGTTTACATGGAACTGACCAGGCGCCTGATCGCTGATATGGATTCGGAAGATGTCGCAGTATTTACCATGCAGAGACCCGAAAAGGTTGAGCATCATGCCCGCGAGCGTCTCTCCTGA
- a CDS encoding radical SAM protein, whose product MQKLKVSKYLRIIPRRVDFAIYHSLYGNLMLVDAEGKALLQSFDGGCVIDEAIRKFSAYDASVVWSYVHELRMRDFLVADDADEYGLVHADTLRREEQLEKGYLLRVLQLVVANTCNFNCKYCFVDKMYGSKERDALQHRPENMTMSFSTAKQSIEKVLDIVGRNGTPQLSIEFFGGEPLMNWPLIKQVLETFRTKSPEGIELLYSVTTNGSLITEEMARLFKEHNVTVTVSFDSPDSSAHSAVKAQKGGGLVKENLEILKKHGNWVTFNAVISRETIDGYDGKALIDSAKKYRIAMIGLILDLDLSFYSKESRRKKVIEQLWSTYEYGRDQGIAVVGYWHQIFNQIAGLQPINLLSGYKTCPATGCKVSVEPEGHVFICKCCSGYLGHVSQLEAVLKSEKYRQYSMQAYRNAPGCEGCAIEGFCAGVCMGALEKKYQRIDIVESSSCEVYKGITRKLLQNVDSNDVEVHYLHQDKNTSRI is encoded by the coding sequence ATGCAGAAACTCAAAGTATCAAAATACCTTCGCATAATTCCCCGAAGGGTCGATTTTGCCATCTATCATTCTCTGTACGGTAATCTTATGCTCGTTGACGCAGAGGGGAAGGCATTGCTGCAATCCTTCGATGGAGGTTGTGTTATCGATGAAGCCATAAGAAAGTTCAGTGCATATGATGCTTCTGTTGTCTGGTCGTATGTTCATGAGTTACGGATGCGCGACTTTCTCGTTGCCGACGACGCAGACGAATACGGCTTGGTGCATGCCGATACACTCAGGCGTGAAGAGCAGCTTGAAAAGGGTTATTTGCTTCGCGTGCTGCAGCTTGTCGTTGCCAATACATGTAATTTCAATTGTAAATACTGTTTTGTCGACAAGATGTATGGCTCCAAAGAACGGGACGCTTTGCAGCATCGTCCTGAGAATATGACTATGAGCTTTTCAACGGCAAAGCAGTCGATTGAAAAGGTTCTTGATATTGTGGGTCGTAACGGAACACCCCAGCTCAGTATCGAGTTTTTCGGCGGAGAGCCTTTGATGAACTGGCCGCTTATAAAGCAAGTTCTGGAAACGTTTCGTACGAAAAGTCCTGAGGGAATCGAGCTGTTGTACAGTGTAACGACAAATGGATCGCTCATTACCGAGGAGATGGCCAGATTGTTCAAGGAACATAATGTTACGGTGACTGTAAGCTTTGATTCTCCTGATTCTTCCGCGCACTCTGCGGTTAAAGCGCAAAAAGGAGGGGGGCTGGTAAAAGAAAATCTTGAAATCCTGAAAAAACATGGTAACTGGGTAACCTTCAATGCAGTGATTTCAAGAGAGACGATCGATGGTTATGATGGAAAGGCTCTGATAGATAGTGCTAAAAAATATCGTATAGCTATGATCGGCTTGATTCTTGACCTCGATCTGTCGTTTTACAGTAAAGAAAGTCGAAGAAAAAAAGTTATCGAACAGTTATGGTCTACCTATGAATATGGAAGGGACCAGGGGATTGCTGTTGTTGGTTACTGGCACCAGATTTTTAATCAAATTGCGGGGCTGCAGCCGATTAATCTACTCTCCGGTTATAAAACCTGTCCGGCTACGGGCTGCAAGGTTAGTGTTGAGCCGGAAGGGCATGTGTTTATATGCAAATGTTGTTCCGGTTATCTGGGTCATGTTTCTCAGCTCGAAGCGGTCTTGAAATCGGAAAAATACCGGCAGTATTCCATGCAGGCGTATCGCAATGCTCCCGGATGTGAGGGTTGTGCAATCGAAGGATTTTGTGCCGGTGTTTGCATGGGTGCCCTGGAAAAGAAATATCAAAGAATCGACATCGTCGAAAGCAGTTCGTGTGAAGTGTATAAAGGTATTACAAGAAAACTGTTGCAGAACGTCGATTCGAACGATGTCGAGGTTCATTACCTGCATCAGGACAAGAACACATCTCGAATATGA
- a CDS encoding FAD-dependent oxidoreductase has protein sequence MDRREFLGKLFKRTGIAAGVTVAGAAGVLGYYQPRKQNYRSKNEEDTSGLADRLEASKKALIVGGGLAGISAAMELAKRNFDVTLVEASADLGGKLTGWDVDALGERFPVEHGFHGYFNQYYNLNEMFAESGVGDVFMPAPGYPVLFKDHPLEVFGNTPKLFPLNIFSVLQQSDSLDLFPILKDFDGMMPVLNMFRYEYERTFEEYDGIDFMTYCQEQRVYEPFFRTVLHPFSDATMNRMEVLSAAEAIRYFHFYFMGSPEALGYRITTKNCMDALVRPMERRLKELGVKILSGKKVRKLLVDDRRVSGVELEGGGSDEIIAVVDASRVKTGEWASLRTENGLPVLLTSRNGEYVAFDATCTHMGCPVVPDEKLNGFFCPCHAGVFDYEGNVVSGPPETPLRKLQVTVSGHQLVVSTGVGDASEVLSCDYCVLASDVTGTKGIIERSDIRQPEFESRIASLGTADPYVVWRLWLDKPVTSAEYPFYTVAGFTYTDSVSLFSRFQEPFISWGEKQGGSVVELHAYAIAPEDVRPNEVIKQTMLKEMHHMFPETKDAAILYDVYMQQQNFTRWAPGDHAKRPVSETPLENLSLAGDWVKVDAPVFLMEAAVFTGRLAVNAICSKEGLKPLPLPIVPMDGLFA, from the coding sequence ATGGATCGCAGGGAGTTTCTCGGTAAGCTTTTTAAACGGACAGGTATTGCCGCTGGGGTAACGGTTGCTGGTGCAGCAGGTGTTTTGGGATATTATCAGCCCCGAAAGCAGAACTACAGGAGCAAGAACGAGGAGGATACCTCAGGGCTTGCTGACAGACTTGAGGCTTCGAAAAAAGCATTGATTGTCGGTGGTGGTCTTGCCGGTATCAGTGCTGCTATGGAGCTTGCAAAAAGAAATTTTGATGTGACGCTTGTCGAAGCCTCGGCCGATCTTGGTGGAAAACTAACAGGCTGGGACGTCGATGCGCTGGGGGAGAGGTTTCCGGTCGAACATGGTTTTCACGGTTATTTCAACCAGTATTACAATCTCAACGAGATGTTTGCTGAATCAGGTGTCGGCGATGTTTTCATGCCTGCACCAGGTTACCCGGTACTGTTCAAAGACCATCCTTTGGAGGTGTTCGGCAACACACCGAAACTGTTTCCTCTGAACATTTTTTCTGTTTTGCAGCAATCAGACTCCCTCGATCTTTTTCCTATTCTCAAGGATTTCGATGGCATGATGCCGGTTCTCAACATGTTTCGTTATGAATATGAACGCACATTCGAGGAGTATGACGGGATTGATTTCATGACCTACTGTCAAGAACAAAGGGTTTATGAACCTTTTTTCAGGACGGTACTCCATCCTTTTTCGGATGCGACCATGAATCGGATGGAGGTTCTTTCAGCCGCCGAAGCTATACGGTATTTTCATTTTTACTTTATGGGAAGTCCCGAAGCCCTTGGGTACCGGATTACAACAAAAAACTGTATGGATGCGCTTGTTCGTCCTATGGAACGGCGTTTGAAGGAGCTTGGGGTCAAGATTCTTTCGGGCAAGAAAGTCCGAAAGCTTCTGGTTGATGACCGGCGGGTTTCAGGGGTTGAGCTCGAGGGCGGTGGTTCCGATGAAATCATTGCCGTTGTGGATGCTTCACGGGTCAAGACAGGGGAATGGGCCTCGTTACGGACGGAAAACGGGCTGCCTGTTCTGTTAACCTCGCGTAACGGCGAGTATGTTGCATTCGATGCAACCTGTACACACATGGGGTGCCCGGTTGTTCCGGATGAAAAGTTGAATGGATTTTTTTGTCCCTGCCATGCCGGCGTTTTTGATTATGAAGGAAATGTGGTAAGTGGACCGCCTGAAACTCCACTGCGGAAACTGCAGGTAACGGTTTCCGGCCATCAGTTGGTTGTTTCCACCGGAGTAGGTGATGCATCCGAGGTGTTGTCATGTGATTACTGTGTCCTGGCATCGGATGTGACCGGTACAAAAGGAATCATCGAACGCTCCGATATCCGGCAGCCTGAATTCGAATCGCGTATCGCTTCACTCGGGACTGCCGATCCGTATGTTGTATGGCGCCTTTGGCTGGATAAACCGGTCACCTCCGCTGAATATCCTTTTTATACGGTGGCTGGGTTTACCTATACGGATTCGGTATCTCTTTTTTCGCGTTTTCAGGAGCCCTTTATTTCCTGGGGGGAGAAGCAGGGAGGAAGTGTCGTTGAACTACACGCTTATGCAATTGCCCCGGAAGATGTGCGCCCGAACGAGGTAATCAAGCAGACGATGCTGAAAGAGATGCACCATATGTTCCCTGAAACCAAGGATGCCGCCATTCTTTACGATGTCTATATGCAGCAGCAGAATTTTACCCGCTGGGCACCGGGAGATCATGCAAAAAGGCCCGTATCGGAAACACCTTTGGAGAACCTCTCTCTTGCAGGTGACTGGGTGAAAGTCGATGCTCCGGTTTTTCTCATGGAAGCAGCGGTATTTACAGGTCGTCTTGCAGTAAACGCAATTTGCAGCAAAGAAGGGCTGAAGCCTTTGCCCTTACCCATAGTGCCAATGGACGGTTTGTTTGCCTAA
- the queG gene encoding tRNA epoxyqueuosine(34) reductase QueG, translating to MSKDKFLSHVLQKAKECGFCAAGFTSLSSCRQETGRLVSMIEENRHGEMHYMQKNLNARVDPTNLLPGAKTIFSAALPYNFPIGQPEKKGKISRYALCTDYHCVMRDKLEKLLDYISRNHEGEVNGKVFVDSSPVFEKAWAEKAGIGRTGKNTVLISPGTGSYLFLGEILLDIELESNTKKVPDLCGNCDICLKSCPTGALLEPGKIDARRCISYLTVELKREFTTEEATMIDDWLFGCDLCQEACPHNKQKSSTEAYPELMPREELLRITPEQILALTRSQFKMLFAATPIYRTGLKRLKRNAKAVLENLKKS from the coding sequence ATGAGCAAAGACAAATTCTTATCACACGTTCTGCAGAAAGCAAAAGAATGCGGATTTTGCGCAGCAGGCTTTACCTCACTCTCATCCTGCAGGCAGGAAACAGGCCGACTTGTCTCCATGATCGAAGAAAACCGCCATGGAGAGATGCATTACATGCAGAAAAACCTGAACGCCAGGGTCGATCCGACAAATCTTTTGCCAGGAGCAAAGACGATTTTTTCAGCCGCATTGCCTTATAATTTTCCAATCGGACAACCGGAAAAAAAAGGAAAAATATCACGCTATGCACTATGCACCGACTATCATTGCGTCATGCGAGACAAACTCGAAAAACTGCTTGATTATATCTCCCGGAACCACGAAGGAGAAGTCAACGGAAAAGTCTTTGTTGACAGTTCACCGGTTTTCGAAAAAGCGTGGGCGGAAAAAGCAGGGATCGGCAGAACCGGTAAAAACACAGTACTCATCTCCCCGGGCACAGGTTCATACTTGTTCCTCGGTGAAATATTGCTCGATATAGAGCTTGAAAGCAACACCAAAAAAGTACCGGACCTTTGCGGCAATTGCGATATTTGTCTCAAAAGCTGTCCGACTGGAGCACTGCTGGAGCCAGGTAAAATCGATGCCCGCCGGTGCATCTCTTACCTGACCGTCGAGTTGAAAAGGGAATTCACAACGGAGGAAGCCACTATGATTGATGACTGGCTTTTCGGATGCGACCTCTGTCAGGAAGCTTGTCCTCACAACAAACAGAAATCCTCCACAGAAGCGTACCCTGAACTGATGCCAAGAGAAGAATTGCTTCGGATCACTCCAGAACAGATTCTCGCTCTTACAAGGTCCCAATTTAAAATGCTTTTCGCAGCCACCCCGATTTACCGTACCGGGTTGAAACGGCTGAAACGCAATGCAAAAGCAGTCTTGGAAAACCTGAAAAAATCCTAA
- a CDS encoding DUF4407 domain-containing protein, with translation MLSIQRFFWMCAGTPIEIIERYPTEHNKFIGIGATIFFTALFAGLSGGYALYYVFAGAPFAIFFAVVFGVLWGLAIFNLDRYIVSSINKTAKGLRQFYQASPRLIFAVLIAIVIARPLELKIFDKEIKDVLKSRYLHEQQERVSRVSAAFAEKYALELGQIERLQKEYDSLSKELTRLREELKKEVFGDKTSTTSGIVGFGTYAREKQAVIDSKQEREKYLASQLVKLETYINRQKELEGINTQMMLSDSLMNAKVSYAGFADRNWALGHLTSSGNEVNNSSAHAVLFITLLFVAFECAPILVKLLSDAGPSDVDIHESEARIIRWLTATSPLSKNRFVRAYRAIGGKPGRRLTRRPLYNKRVRKAGAAGLHGGE, from the coding sequence TTTTCTGGATGTGTGCCGGGACACCTATCGAGATAATCGAGAGGTATCCTACGGAGCACAACAAGTTCATCGGTATCGGGGCTACCATTTTTTTTACAGCTCTTTTTGCCGGACTGTCAGGTGGTTATGCATTGTACTATGTTTTTGCCGGAGCACCATTTGCCATTTTTTTTGCCGTTGTGTTCGGTGTCCTCTGGGGGCTTGCCATTTTCAACCTCGATCGGTATATCGTTTCGAGCATCAACAAGACCGCAAAAGGGTTGCGACAGTTTTACCAGGCGTCGCCCCGTCTGATTTTCGCGGTACTTATTGCAATTGTCATTGCCCGACCGCTCGAGCTCAAGATTTTCGACAAAGAGATCAAAGACGTGCTCAAGTCGCGTTATCTGCATGAGCAGCAGGAGCGTGTCTCGAGGGTCAGTGCGGCGTTTGCCGAAAAGTACGCTCTTGAACTTGGGCAGATTGAAAGGCTTCAAAAGGAGTATGACTCCCTAAGCAAGGAGTTGACCCGTCTGCGTGAAGAGCTGAAAAAGGAGGTTTTTGGGGATAAGACTTCAACGACCTCGGGTATTGTGGGGTTCGGGACCTATGCCCGAGAGAAACAAGCGGTTATTGATTCCAAGCAGGAACGTGAAAAGTACCTTGCTTCCCAACTGGTAAAGCTTGAAACATATATCAATCGGCAGAAAGAGCTGGAAGGGATCAATACCCAGATGATGTTGTCGGACTCTTTGATGAATGCCAAGGTATCCTATGCCGGGTTCGCCGACCGTAACTGGGCGCTCGGGCATCTGACAAGTTCGGGCAATGAAGTCAATAACTCTTCTGCTCATGCGGTGTTGTTCATTACACTGCTTTTTGTTGCTTTTGAGTGTGCTCCCATACTGGTAAAGCTCCTTTCTGATGCAGGTCCGTCCGATGTCGATATTCATGAGTCGGAAGCAAGGATTATCCGTTGGTTGACGGCAACATCACCCTTGTCAAAAAACCGTTTTGTAAGAGCGTACCGTGCTATCGGTGGTAAACCCGGTCGGCGGCTCACACGCAGGCCGTTGTATAATAAAAGAGTGAGAAAAGCCGGTGCGGCAGGGTTGCACGGTGGCGAGTAG